In the Lates calcarifer isolate ASB-BC8 linkage group LG24, TLL_Latcal_v3, whole genome shotgun sequence genome, one interval contains:
- the LOC127139261 gene encoding sodium channel protein type 2 subunit alpha: MAGCVFPMGPESFQRFTPDSLAAIEQRIAQEEARRNKHYQEDLGDVELPRPRPDLEAGKQLPRIFADIPSHLVGVPLEDIDPYYFKDKRTFIVLNKGKAIFRFSATSALYIFSPFHPIRRIAIKILVHSYPYTLLYAHCA; encoded by the exons ATGGCTGGCTGTGTGTTTCCAATGGGACCAGAGAGCTTTCAGCGCTTCACGCCGGACTCCCTGGCGGCCATCGAGCAGCGCATCGCCCAGGAGGAGGCCCGACGCAACAAACACTACCaggag gaccTGGGCGACGTGGAGCTCCCCCGGCCCCGGCCCGACCTGGAGGCAGGAAAACAGCTGCCGCGCATCTTCGCCGACATCCCATCTCATCTGGTGGGCGTTCCCCTGGAAGACATCGACCCGTACTACTTCAAAGACAAGAGG ACCTTCATAGTCCTGAACAAAGGGAAGGCCATCTTCCGCTTCAGTGCCACATCAGCTCTCTACATCTTCAGCCCTTTCCACCCCATCCGCAGAATCGCCATCAAGATCCTGGTCCACTCATATCCTTACACATTACTGTACGCACACTGTGCATGA